In the genome of Myripristis murdjan chromosome 21, fMyrMur1.1, whole genome shotgun sequence, the window AATGAAACTAGACTATAAATAAGAATAGAAAGAAAGCTTTGTGAAGATaattatctatttttatttctaatgtatgaatgagaatgaaaaagtaaaagattACAGCATTTTTAAAGTAAACTACCGCAAAATGGCAGTGGAACTTATTTAGACAAAAAAGAATATAAAGTATGTACAGTATGAAATATATGAACTTCAACAAATGTGAGGAATATAAcaataagaagaaaaacaatgttGGAAAAGGAAAGTATGCATATAGGATGTGCAGGAAAACAGGACCAAATGTTTACATTATCAGGTCAAGAGATGTAGATAACATGTCCAGAAGGTGCAGATTTGGGTATGTGCATAAACGTACACGTGAATTGCATGGCAGAGATCATTCTCTTTACACATACATAAATCTGTAGACATTTTACACACAATAGAGTAGAAGAAAAGGCTGAATGGATCAATCAAATGaagacaaatgaaaagagagatgaTGCTACTCACCTTGCTGTCTTCAGTGGCCGTCTGTCTGTGCCTGCCTGGGCtgggagggacagacagacgcTTCCTGCCTTTCTCCTGCTGGAACAAGTCCTGCAGTCTGAGAGttgacagacatacagacagacagagaagttTTATTCATACTATTCAAACGTCATCAACCAGATGCAAGCCGACCACAGTCACTTTTCATCTCCCTCCACAGAGGTTAAAATATTGACTTTTGAACTTCACTCTGCCTCTAGTTTAGGGGATGTTATTTTTTTGGCCAGCAGGTGGAGCAGCCACAATGACAATGACAGTATGTGTCAAGTGTGGCTTTGCTGCCTGGTTGGTTGTTTGGTTTGCTTATAGACTTCTACcaactaaaaataaacacaaaaggcaGAGCAGAACTATTTACTTAACCTCTAGTAAAAGTCTCTTACGGTGAGCTTTGCCTTATTAACACAGTaacctcattttattttattacttggGGTGGTAGAATAAGTTGTGTGCACTTAAAAATGTCCAACAACTGCTAACTTATCTAATATATGGTTGGCATGTCATTAGGGCATATGTTATATCTTTATTAACATAAAACCTACTCAAAACACTGCCCATTCACAACAGAACTAAAACCACGCAGCCAACATGATGTGACAGGATATGAGCTGATGCAAGTTAAGAGGCATAGACAGAGTTTGAATACATTTAAAGTAAATCCACTGTCTGACCTGCTATTCCAGGACTGCAGAGTCTCACACAGGCTCTGTTTCTTCATCACCACCGACTCCAGAacagcctgcagctgctgaggagaGTCCAGACCACAGGACTGCAGTCGAGCCTGTAACTTTTCGATCCAGCTTCGCAGCTCTGCCTCTTCCATCTTGAGtacacacagaagcacaatTAAAAGCCTTTTACCACTGTACACGAGATGCAAGAAATAGTGAAACAGTGAGAGAACCTACATCTTTTTGGGCGAACAGGTCTTCCATCTTCTCCTCTCGAGTCTTGCTGAAAGTGTCTGTCTTCAGGGAAGTGAGGCGATCGTCTATGGCCAGGTACACCTGAGTCActctgagagagagcaggacaAAGTCAAGGAGTGAGTTCCCCCAGGACATATGCCAAGAACCCAAAATCATTCTTTAGCTGGTAAATTTGGCTTATTAAATATattcattaaagctgcactcagCACTTTCTGACCATTAGAGGGTGTTCAGAGCAAAACTCTGTAAACTCACAAGATCAATTGTGCCTCCAGGTGTATATATAAttgtttctgacattttatcagtgctttgtttatcttttattgggtttttctttattgtttcaGTGCTTATAACCCAATGGGACTCTACTCTGAAAAGTGTTGCACAAGTACAATTCAATAAAAGGTGCTGAGGTTTCCCTGATATCGTTCAAACATGGACAAtcatgtgtgaatgaatgaatctgtgACCACTGTAGTTATTTACTTCTGGGAGAAGTCCTTGAGGTCCTGCTGCATGTTGGCTTTAGAAGGCCCCAGGTTCCTTATAAAGATCTTGGGTGGAGGAAGGCAAATCTCCAGCAGCCTCACAGAGATGTAGCTGAgtgggagagaaacaggaaaacactgagTCAGGATTAATTCACACGGGTGCCATGAACAGAATCTACAGGACTGCTACAGTAtttggatggacagacaggtggtTTATTTGACCAACCTGAAGGAAGCCACCATCTGGTTGTAGGAAAAGTATTGGTGGTAGTCTTTGTGGATGGAGTGTCCACAGGGCTCAGCGTTGGCCCTCCTTGTGTACTGGTGGCCATAGAAGCGCAGCTCCAGGTATTTGGCAAATGACATGGACCACGAGTCATTGGACAGGGGCACCACTGGTGTCACCTATAAGAAAGGGCAGAGACTGAGTAGAGAGCCTAAAACACAGGTGTCAAAGTAAAATTTCAGTACACAAAATCTTTTACTAGGAGTCAGGgccaacaaaaaaagaaagttacaaaaaaaataagtgacACTAGAGAACAATGTTATTATTACAGAGAGTTACAGAATGTTATTATTCTTCACCTGTTTGCAAATGCGGCACCATGAATAGTTGAGAATCGTGTGTTGATATCCAGGCACAGGAGAGTCCAGCTCCTTCAACACTATCTGCACGCAGCCACTACCGTGCACAAACCGCCGAATATGGTGCACCATGGGAGTCTCACAGAACATACTGGGGCACTGGTAAGATGGCCTGAAAAACATAAGAACAAATACAAAGTAGAGGAACACATTTACTCTCATCAAATGTATTTCACGGTCTCATTTAGTTACTGAGTCATACTGAATCATTGTCTCACCTAAAACAGTATCTTTCCAAAAATACACCAAGAGAGAGGTCATTCTTGCCATAAAACTCCATTGTGACAATcctgttaacaaaaaaaagtaattgaGTGAAAATTCATGTAGAGCCAGTGATGAGAAATTGATATTAACGCTCTTGTTGTGATCAGTTTACCAAGGACTGACACACGGATTGGGGGCGTTGTTGGACTGCGCTGACGAACTGCTGAAGAGCACACACAGTCTCTGGTGGTTAACAGGGTTCAGACAGTCCAGCTACAGACAGcaccaaaaaaacacatcaacaggtcaaaaaaaaagccagcaaGAACCACAACAATCCATGAGTGCACACACCATGCCACTCACAGTGTCCCTCACAGATCTCAGATCAGGAATGTGGTGGAGGGCTCCGCCTGTCACCAACAGATCACACTGGTCTGAGACCAATGTTGGCTGAATGAGACAATGGACAGAGGTCAGATGGGTTGCTCTTGTTGTTTAAGTGGAATTAATCTAAGCTATTTCTTCCTACTTGAAACACAGAGTGACCTCTACTACCTGTAAGAATTACAGTAAGCCACAGGACTGaggatgttttaaaaaaaatgagaatgctccactttccctttaaaagcatacTATTCACTGTCCTGCTATgcacaatataaaataatggTTAGAGCAGAATTTAAGGTTTGTTTGCGGTTGCACCTTAATACACATCAGATCCCATGTTACCTTGGTGGCCCAGCCCATATCATTTTGTCCAGCTGGCTTCTCCTCTTCACTGTCAGCCTTCACCGGTGGCCTGACCAGCACTTCTTGCTCCCGTTCTGCCATCCTTGTCTGACCAGTAGAAGTGACCCAAGAGCCAGCAGAACTGTAGGGATCGGTGGTCTCCCTTTGTCGAATGCGGCCTCCTTTGGCTCTGTAGTCTGCCAGCATCTTGGCCAGATCATGGCTGCTGTTCAGCTGCTCTACAATGCGGGTGCCAGTCAGGCGATGACAGGGCATGACATCGAATGGCCGCGGTGGGGGGCTGCCATTGGCCTGGCCACCAGTCAGGGAGGAAGGGGTTGAGTCTTTGAGCAGCTGCCGCTTCCTGCGTCCATCCAGCTCCTTCAAGTCCTTGTTAAGGAGTGGGGACAGGTAGACCTACAGGGGAGGGAAGACATACATTAGCCCATCAGGAAACAATGATTTAAAGCAAGGAAATACTGACTGGTGTAAAATGAAtaccataaataaaaaatctagaTACCTGTTCAGGGAAATAGTCCCTGCTGGGGCaatgcaggccagcaggggtaAGGAGGAACGGTTCTCTGAATGTGATGAAAGGAGAGATGCACAGGATGATGTCCTTAAGTTCCTGCTTGAAGACAGCAGAGATAGACTTAAGGCGGTCATCAGATGATGCCACCTGCTCTGCCACAAACAGCCCTGTGTCATCCTGCAGGGGGTCGCGGAACAACCTTGGAGGAGGCATTGCCGAACCCTCCCCTTCCTCCATACCCAGTGATTCCCCCTTCCCTGTGCTGCCCTCTTCCCCTACATCCCCCTCTGGTAATCTAACATGAGCGTCTGACCCCATCTCCTGGCCTTCTTCcatgagaaaaggaggagagacagagtgagaaggTGCAGGGGGGGTGGAAACTGGTGTGGAGGTCATGGCCTCTGTGTCTCCGGCCTCCTCCCCTTGGACTGGGAGGGAAGACAACTTTGGGTTCACTTGGACTTGGGTACTGTCTGTCTCTTCATTCTTGGATGAAGACTCTGAGTAAGGCCTGTCTTCCTCTTCTCGCTCTACTGTCAcctctcctcccagagcagaATCCTCCACACCAGGCTCAGGAACAATAGTTTTCTCTTggttctctccatctctctctttccctttccacTCTCCATTTGCCTCCTCCTCAACAACAGTGCCCTCCAGCAGGCAGGGGAAGGACGTGCTCTGGGCCAGGCTGGGGGGCATGGCAAACTCGTCCATGAGGAAAGAGATCTCCAGTtgggagtggtaggccacacacaccatcagcataaTGATCTCCTTCACCCTGGCCAGCTCATACTCCGATGCACCACGCAGCTTGATGGTGCAGCCCAGCTGAGGGGGACATCCCTCGAAGAACATCAGAGTCTTTGTCTCATCTAGAAGgacagacaaaataatccaggATGGCTCAAAGCTGGAGAGGGACACTATGCACAGCTTTCTCTCCAGTCCACATGGCAGTAATTattgagaaaatattttcaagAGCAGAGGTGTGCTACTCACTACAGGCCAGCGTGAAGGGCTGCAGGTAGAACTTGTGGCAGGTTCCCAATCGAGGCTTCGTAAGGAGCTGGTCCATAGACATCACCAGGTCACCCTGGGTCATACGACTCACCCTGTCCAGAACTTGCTACACATATCAACATGGAAGAAAAAGTTAGAGGTCATTAacagactgacaaaaaaaattagaggCAACTAATTACAGAGAGCGTATAGCGCAGATATTGCACTAACAGGTTTGACATTGATGACCAGTGTGATGCCGTGCTCTAGCAGCATGTCCTGAGCAATACGAGACACCGTCTTCTCCACTAGGACCAGGTTGGGCCGGACATCAACTATACGCTGCACATAGTTCTTCAAAAACTCTCGTTCCTAaaggtgagacaaaaaaaatccaaataaggttttgcctttttttagttaaacaaaaatgtagtttggaaaaacacaaaccagatgaaaaatgctgtttttgtcatgtgttgTTAACTGTACAAATAATGCATTCAAACTGTCTTTTCCAGGGCAGCGCACTGACCTGTAGCACAATTGGGTCAATGCAGGTAAACTTGGTCTCTTCCCTGTAAAGATACTCAATGGAGCACTTCAGTAGGAGGATCTTGGGGTTCTTAATGTAGGAATTCATCTGTTTGAAGAAAGGAATTGATTATAGCTGAAATAAGACGAAATACAAAATTACTGGGGGAAACATTTTCTCTTCCAATATTAGCCATACTGGGAATGCACAGTCAGTTACAACCATTCCTAATAATGCTGATTACTGGTTATTgcaaaaagaaattattttaatatttacctacagatacagaaaaatattgcattcataatataatattattaatagATCCACAATTACTAAATGAAGGCAAAGTGTAGAGCTAAATCTAAACCATTTTAAGTCAGGAGGGgatgtttttcatgaaaataataataaattaataataaatattaaaatatataaaacagatgaacagagatgatttttaggggtttaatcaATGGCTGGAGGAGGACTTTAACATTCACAGTTATACTCTTCCATTAGCTAGAAACAGAAGAGCAAGAATGCTCACTTCACTCCAGTTTAGAAAACATCAAGCACAAatgcataaatgcataaatgagaatatccatagacaccAAGCACAAATGAGAAAGATATCCTGTGAAACCAACAAGATATACAGGATAAGTGActaacaaacacagacacttaaAAGACTGCACACACTGGATAATATGGGATTTAACTTCACCTACTTGCACAACTACTTATCTAGAGCAGATAAATGAATTCTGTGAAGCATCGCATAATTGTCTGCAACTGCTCAAACCCATGATCAGCTGGTCCACAAACCTAATCTGCCAGTGCTTTTCAATGGAGCTTTTCATATCACATCTTGAACTAAGTGGTTTCTTGCTAGGAGACAGAGAGGTATGTGTTCACACAACCTGACTACACTGGGCAGAGAGATAAAATGCATGATGTTGATGATAAGATGAATCAATGTCCATACAGGATAGCACTCCCATATcatgaaagaggagagaaatgatTTTTACGAGACAGATGAACCAGACTCTACCTTCTTGTGGGCGATGTTCTTGGTGCATACAAAACCGTTCACAACAGTAGAATCAAACTTTTTTCCTCCTGGAATCtaaagcacacatggagattcAGTTACACATCTGATATCAGGTAAAGGCTGGGACGCAGCCTGGGAGATATGAATGAAATTTGATGGATCTGATGCAAATGCTGATTAACCTTCTTAATGTGGACTAGCTGACGGATGTCCATGTCATCATCGCAGCTGCGAACATCAGGCCGCACTGTTTGAACGACTTGGCGTACCACAGGAACAATGATGTCCCGCCACGACAGTGACAGAGACTCACTGtagagcagctgctgcagaagCGCCATCATGTGGCTGTGGTTGGCAGAGCTGAACAAAGGGAGGCAGACGGCAAAATAAATTAGATGAGGAAAAATGCATAAGGAATAAacattatgaaaacatttaGCTACCTTCATGATGGAATTTAGTTGGATGTATATGTAAAGCTAATTTCAAATGCATGAAACAGGCAGACATTCAAAGTTCTAATATAAAGCATTCTGGCTGCATCAGCTAtgttacaaggatacaaggatacaaggaagtttattggtcattatacaacaggttgcataatgaaattaaaatgtggttccctcttgactttaataaaatcaaagctaaatgctttttaatgtcattttaatgttattttatccAGCAAGCAGAGAACAGTTTCTTTTATGCTTTTCAAgtactaatttattttttatttgactgtcCTGTTTCCTCTTTATGTTATGCTGCAGTGATAAATGAATTTTCCCCTTGGGGATGAATAAAAGTCTACCTTACCTACCTTTCCAGCCAGTTGCTCTGTATAGATAACATGTTATCCAAAAAGCAAGTTCTAAAGCAACTGTTGTGCAGCCGTCATGTACCCTGCATGTATAGATATATTTCCAGAAGCCATAAATTCAATGAAGACCGCAGAAATTTAAATTGCTGGAGGCCTTTGGCTCCATCATGCCTCCACTCACCACTACAAAAATGACATCAGCTGCCCCACGATGTGCTGTTAATTTCATTCTCTTGTGGTCTGCTAGCCGCACATTATTAATAATCATACTGGACAATGTTATCATGTCCACTCACAGCAGCCTCTCCATGGCCGCCTTCTCTCCGTTCTCCTCTCGCAGCTGGTCCAGAGAACTGTGGTGCCAACCCAAAGGAGTAAAGAGCATCTCTTTTGCCTTCTCCTCCACACGACGATTAAACAAAGACTCTACAGGAAGAAACACCAACATAATAAGACAGAGATTTGCTTAGTCACCAGTTTATTGTGCTCTAGAGAGTACCTACCCTTAATGAAGGCATCACTGATAGAGATGCTCTGCCCTCCATCCTCAGACACATGAAATTCAgctgacaaagagacagagaatggATGTTAGATAAACGTTGCAGAGACTTGCTTTATCAAAACTCTtgtttaagataagataagataagataagataagatattcctttattagtcccatggtggggaaatttcatgcattacagcagcaaagtggatggcaaaatatgaagcataatttacattataaatagataataaatagcaaaaagcaatataaacattataaacaaggaatatagcgaaaaatagaaatatgaataatttaaacaacagaagaagataacctaaacctgaggaacaactaTGACATAAAGTCATCTTCCTGTAGTTCTGccaagagtgtgtgtatggTCATTTGTACCTTTCTGCTCAGCAGGAGGAGGTACATGTGGATACTTTGACTGTTTCTTGATGTGGAAGTTGACGTTGTCTTGCTCCATGTTGAGGTTGATGGAGGCAGCTGAGTCGCTGTCCACTGCTGACTGGAAACTGCTGACTGATGTCCTCTTGCTGGGACTGGCTGAGTCTGGATGCAGGACAAGAGATATCACACTGAGACAAAGCCAACCAGCTGCTGCTTGGAGGTCATGCTGCAGAACTCAAGCCAGCAAACTATGGCTACAAGTTAGTACAACATAAAGAACACAACATACTAGGCATGGTGTAATCATTCTCATCTGCAAGCTGTTCTGTGTCACTGTCGTCAAACTTGATGTCCTTGAACCAGGAGGGCTCTGAGTGTCCCTCCAGAGAGTTGACACTGTCACTGTCTGGAGACGGCGTCTCTGAGAACTCTGTGCTCTGTaggacagacagggagacaacatcatcagcacatttggcttcactgaaaatattaatcTTTGAAGCTGCTGATGATACTCATCTTACATTATACACAATACACAGAAGCAATTGTAAACCAACATGTAATGCATGCATCCTTAAAATTATTTGTGGATTTTGATCAAGTTAGAGTTTTAAAAGTTTCTTTCAATGTGCTAATTCTTTTATTGATCAAGACTGTCACCTGTAGGGGGCGATAGAGAGCGTATTCATCTCTGAAAAGCTGGTCGTGGTGGGTGACACAGTCAAGCCAGCGACCATCCACTAGCGCCTGGCCAATGGCAATAGCCTGGGCCCTGCAATAcaggagaggatgagggaggagtggagggaagAAAACAAGTGTTAAACTCATTAAACAAAGGTTTCATCTTATATATAAAGCAGGTCTAAAACCCAACCATGACAAACCTTGTGCACTGTGcctaaacacagacacaaggcagtgaatataaaaaatattatgcaACCTGAAATCATCTTTTCTAGTCACCAGTTGCAGATTGTTTCACATTTGTGGAATATACTTAAATTTagatcaaaaaaagaaaaagaataatatTTATAATTCAGGTCTAGAAACTTGGACACAAACAAGATGAGTTTCCATCCTTGTCCATCAAAAGCTGTAATCTGATGCAGGTTACAAGATTAGCTGCCAACTGGGTCAAATATCAATTAATTCAATGTGGTAAACAATTTAAGGAAATGTTGCCACCAAAGGTAGCGCTGCTCCTAAGGTGGTACCCACCGCTGTCTGCATAGGAAAACAATAGCTCAGGTAACACacagtaatataatataatataattataacatCAAATACTTCCCCGACCACAACAACGATTCCCAAGAGGGGCCCAATTTCACTGTATTCAATCCATAGatcagcaacaacacaaagTATATAAGTGAACACACATCACAGTGAGATGTTACCTTGTAGAAATAGTGCCATTCCTCAACAGCCAGTTGACCAGCTCCTTTCCCACAATGCAGTTGGGGTAGGTCCTAAGCCAGTACCTGTGGTCCTGGAACTCCATCCCTGTGCTGTTGTGGCAGATCTTTTTCCACAGGTCCTTCAGCTGGGACGAGTCCTGTGTGTCATACATTATAAACAACAAAGTAAACAGTAAGTGTTattgtactgttttgttttcgGGAGCCTAATTTACATGCATTTGAAATTCCTGAATGCCACCACACTTGTTTGGACTTGCTCTTGTTAGCGAATGTTATAGCTGAAAATATATTTGCCATGCTTCCTATAGCAGTTGCATAATCTGATACTACTGATAACCTCTAATTACCTCTAATAATCTCTaactatgaaatgaaatactATTTAGGTTGAAAATTATTTAGGCTGTAAATTAGGACATCTTAATTCTGTACACACTTGGACCACAATAGCCACTAGATGAAGTTTCATAAAATTGTACAGGATGTCTTTATACTGGGATTACACATGCACAGTGCCAAAAGGTCATTGAGGCTCCAGGAGTGAAAACAATAGAATCAGAATTTTAACAGAAGCTACACAAAGAGCTGAAACTCATCATCACCAGTAggatcttcctctcctcctcactgtgGTCCTGCTTGGTTCCAGGCTTGGTGCCCGACATGGCTCGGCTGGTTTGTGGGCTGACTGAGCTGTCATACGAAGGCACCATGGAGGATCCAGACCGGTCTAGGGACATGTTGGTCACACTAGCAGACCTTCAGGAGAGATAAACCGGCGCAGGTCacgctgctggctgctggacaCAAACTGTGCTGAATCAAGCTGGAATTTGCGCTACTATGCTAGCAAAGCCAGAGCAGTAACTGACCTCTTCCTAGCAGGTGATTTGCCTACGTCTTCTTGCAGTGTTGTCAGTCTGGAACTGAGGCCACTGTTCTGAGAATCCTGGTGAATCAAActaatgcacatacacagagactTAAGTTTATGCTTTGCTCTGTGCCCCTCCACTTCCCCTGATTCGATATTAAGCCCAGCGTTAATTATGACCAGTGAACATGTGCATGCAGAAGACAAATTTTTTATAGAGCTAGAATGAAAGCTGAAACAgatgtgaaaaatgaatgaaacaaacagcAAGACTCACTTCTTTCTCATCCCAATGGGAGTTTTTCTatgccaggagagagaggaaagagattTTCTTTGAGACAGGTCAATAGAGAAATAAGCAGAAGTTGCACACTGATTGAAAGGCAGTAACATTGCTTGGACAATGACACAAACACGGGCTACCAAAATGCATGCATTGTTGGATGATCCCTCAGACAAGGGAtgactttgaaaaacacattaacttactatatgtgtatgtatgcaggCCATTTACTGCATGATGACATGCAGTAAATGGTCTGAGGTCAGATTCtaaacccaggacgctgtgatcaggactcagccgtAGCAAATGGTACGTGCTCTTAGCCGGTGAGCTACAGCACGCCACAATTACACTTCTATGAAAAATATACGGCATATTGATATGCCATCATCACCTGCAtccatttcctgtgttttgacCAAGCAGAGCATACACACCCAGCACACAAGTAGTCAAAAGTAGAAAATCAAGTAGGGAAAGGAAAAGACTAAGTATGGTTTAAAGAAGtaggtgagaaaaaaatgtgaaagtatCTTTCTATTCTGAACAGATCTaacacaacaaagacagatACTGATATGAGATGATAAAAGA includes:
- the pikfyve gene encoding 1-phosphatidylinositol 3-phosphate 5-kinase isoform X4, which produces MKPGQFTPFAIRSSSDMAADDKSSSSSSTDWSVEPPVISPASPSHLTHFKPLTPEQDEPPLRSAYSSFVNLFRFNNKEEGRPPLVVSEKQDAPSPSPQTERRSWSTSPSHSIHSTGTHRKQHPDLLRRTSTASEGRRKSETPLGSHDPRTAVQLRTALKRLKEIMEGKSQDSDLKQYWMPDSQCKECYDCNEKFTTFRRRHHCRLCGQIFCSRCCNQEIPGKFMGYTGDLRACTYCRKIALSYAHSADSGSIGEDLSALSDSPCSVCVLEPSEPRTPVGGRKASRNIFLEEDLTWQRKTPIGMRKNLIHQDSQNSGLSSRLTTLQEDVGKSPARKRSASVTNMSLDRSGSSMVPSYDSSVSPQTSRAMSGTKPGTKQDHSEEERKILLDSSQLKDLWKKICHNSTGMEFQDHRYWLRTYPNCIVGKELVNWLLRNGTISTRAQAIAIGQALVDGRWLDCVTHHDQLFRDEYALYRPLQSTEFSETPSPDSDSVNSLEGHSEPSWFKDIKFDDSDTEQLADENDYTMPNSASPSKRTSVSSFQSAVDSDSAASINLNMEQDNVNFHIKKQSKYPHVPPPAEQKAEFHVSEDGGQSISISDAFIKESLFNRRVEEKAKEMLFTPLGWHHSSLDQLREENGEKAAMERLLSANHSHMMALLQQLLYSESLSLSWRDIIVPVVRQVVQTVRPDVRSCDDDMDIRQLVHIKKIPGGKKFDSTVVNGFVCTKNIAHKKMNSYIKNPKILLLKCSIEYLYREETKFTCIDPIVLQEREFLKNYVQRIVDVRPNLVLVEKTVSRIAQDMLLEHGITLVINVKPQVLDRVSRMTQGDLVMSMDQLLTKPRLGTCHKFYLQPFTLACNETKTLMFFEGCPPQLGCTIKLRGASEYELARVKEIIMLMVCVAYHSQLEISFLMDEFAMPPSLAQSTSFPCLLEGTVVEEEANGEWKGKERDGENQEKTIVPEPGVEDSALGGEVTVEREEEDRPYSESSSKNEETDSTQVQVNPKLSSLPVQGEEAGDTEAMTSTPVSTPPAPSHSVSPPFLMEEGQEMGSDAHVRLPEGDVGEEGSTGKGESLGMEEGEGSAMPPPRLFRDPLQDDTGLFVAEQVASSDDRLKSISAVFKQELKDIILCISPFITFREPFLLTPAGLHCPSRDYFPEQVYLSPLLNKDLKELDGRRKRQLLKDSTPSSLTGGQANGSPPPRPFDVMPCHRLTGTRIVEQLNSSHDLAKMLADYRAKGGRIRQRETTDPYSSAGSWVTSTGQTRMAEREQEVLVRPPVKADSEEEKPAGQNDMGWATKLDCLNPVNHQRLCVLFSSSSAQSNNAPNPCVSPWIVTMEFYGKNDLSLGVFLERYCFRPSYQCPSMFCETPMVHHIRRFVHGSGCVQIVLKELDSPVPGYQHTILNYSWCRICKQVTPVVPLSNDSWSMSFAKYLELRFYGHQYTRRANAEPCGHSIHKDYHQYFSYNQMVASFSYISVRLLEICLPPPKIFIRNLGPSKANMQQDLKDFSQKVTQVYLAIDDRLTSLKTDTFSKTREEKMEDLFAQKDMEEAELRSWIEKLQARLQSCGLDSPQQLQAVLESVVMKKQSLCETLQSWNSRLQDLFQQEKGRKRLSVPPSPGRHRQTATEDSKTSALDSSPRNPSPVVLNGEKEDRHLSTLLSGPSSVLPSPGEPSAEPVTSGPSFPDQDSVSIPEDVFDGHLLGSSDNQVKEKSTMKAILANFLPGNSYNPIPLPFDPDKHYLMYEHERVPIAVCEKEPSSIIAFALSCKEYKTALEDLSKAAKAGGDETPQTISAGESRAKSSPAKPNESASSQLGRSSMEADPLKESDLVDKQKKQTANPHIELQFSDANAKFYCRIYYAEEFHKMREEIMESTEDDFVRSLSHCVNWQARGGKSGAVFYATEDDRFILKQMPRLEVQSFLDFAPHYFTYITGAVQQKRPTALAKILGVYRIGYKNSQNNTEKKLDLLVMENLFYGRKMAQVFDLKGSLRNRNVKTDSGKESCDLVLLDENLLKLIHDNPLYIRAHCKAILRAAIHSDAYFLSSHLIIDYSLLVGRDDATDQLVVGIIDYIRTFTWDKKLEMVVKSTGILGGQGKMPTVVSPELYRARFCEAMDKYFLMVPDHWTGLGINC